The Anopheles merus strain MAF chromosome 2L, AmerM5.1, whole genome shotgun sequence genome has a segment encoding these proteins:
- the LOC121593498 gene encoding pupal cuticle protein Edg-78E-like, giving the protein MFRVFVIAALAAVAVAQNPDADAQVLSSDSVVNPDGSYQWNYETSNGIRAQEQGVGGQSAQGSASWTDRDGTPISLTYVADENGYQPQGDHLPREGPVPAHVLKTLEFIRANPPKDDPNFNIQALEAEIARLQALQ; this is encoded by the exons ATGTTCCGAGTG TTCGTCATTGCTGCCCTGGCCGCCGTTGCCGTCGCCCAGAACCCGGACGCCGATGCGCAGGTGCTGAGCTCCGACAGTGTCGTCAACCCGGACGGCTCGTACCAGTGGAACTACGAGACGAGCAACGGTATCCGCGCCCAGGAGCAGGGCGTCGGTGGCCAGTCGGCGCAGGGTTCCGCCTCGTGGACCGACCGTGACGGTACGCCCATCTCGCTGACGTACGTGGCCGACGAGAACGGCTACCAGCCGCAGGGTGACCATCTGCCGCGCGAGGGCCCCGTCCCGGCCCACGTGCTGAAGACGCTCGAGTTCATCCGCGCCAACCCGCCCAAGGACGACCCGAACTTCAACATCCAGGCGCTGGAGGCCGAAATCGCCAGACTGCAGGCTCTGCAGTAA